One window from the genome of Mycobacteriales bacterium encodes:
- a CDS encoding IclR family transcriptional regulator C-terminal domain-containing protein, whose protein sequence is MVSNDHRTGSSRQVVALAGASSDQSGADQTAAAARGLSTARAVLKVLSYMALHPEGVSARDVAAELGKSVSTAYGLLASLDEEGFAYHQRGCGYQLRAGAEFGVQRSMTSDSRVLSQTVNELFARTRKRCYLARVEAGAIVIIAVSGRQGIPRVPGLEPRIGGNAHTVAMGKVVLSLLPEGSRRRYIERGLWRYTPHTIASTDALMSELEKVRRNGFAVDRGEFDAEFCTIAAPILDARGRFLAVLGLSTLMRRFEAEAQDLLDAVREIAAAAGGGSERSGPRDDLRSSSIRRSRAA, encoded by the coding sequence ATGGTGAGCAATGACCACCGCACCGGCTCCTCCAGGCAGGTGGTCGCTCTTGCTGGGGCCTCTTCCGACCAGTCCGGCGCAGACCAGACCGCCGCCGCGGCGCGGGGCCTGAGCACAGCTCGAGCGGTGCTGAAGGTCCTCTCGTACATGGCGCTCCATCCCGAGGGCGTTAGTGCGCGCGACGTCGCGGCGGAGCTCGGCAAGAGTGTCTCGACGGCTTACGGTCTCCTCGCCAGCCTCGACGAGGAGGGATTCGCCTACCACCAGCGAGGCTGCGGCTACCAGCTGCGCGCCGGGGCGGAGTTCGGCGTTCAGCGGTCCATGACCTCGGACAGTAGGGTGCTCTCCCAAACCGTTAATGAGCTCTTCGCCCGGACGCGTAAGCGCTGCTACCTCGCACGAGTCGAGGCTGGAGCGATTGTCATCATTGCCGTCTCCGGCCGGCAAGGCATTCCCCGGGTCCCAGGGCTTGAGCCGCGAATCGGCGGTAACGCTCATACGGTGGCGATGGGCAAGGTGGTGCTGTCGTTGCTGCCCGAGGGCAGCCGCCGGCGCTATATCGAGCGCGGCCTTTGGCGCTATACGCCCCATACGATCGCCTCGACAGACGCGCTGATGTCTGAGCTTGAGAAGGTGCGACGCAACGGGTTCGCGGTCGATCGCGGCGAGTTCGACGCCGAATTCTGCACTATTGCCGCGCCCATACTCGACGCCCGCGGGCGGTTTCTCGCCGTGCTGGGGCTATCGACGTTGATGCGGAGGTTCGAGGCCGAGGCTCAGGATCTCCTCGATGCGGTTCGCGAGATCGCCGCGGCGGCGGGCGGCGGGAGTGAGCGAAGTGGGCCGCGGGATGACCTCCGCTCGTCCAGCATCCGACGGTCCCGAGCGGCCTGA
- a CDS encoding NAD(P)-dependent alcohol dehydrogenase — MRAARLHQYHEQLRVEEVPEPTITDPHDVIVRIGGAGLCRTDLHIQEGQWAEKAGVTLPYTLGHENAGWVYELGSAVTNVELGDTVIVHPLVTCGLCRACRAGDDVHCANSTFPGISSNGGFGDLLKTTARAVVKLQPTLHPKDIAALADAGLTAYHAVKKAAALLYPGTRVVVIGAGGLGHIGVQCLRALTPAEIIVVDPSERALALASELGADRTVPVDGNHVHTVGELTDGDGAEAVIDFVGDRGTTQDGVAMLRQAGSYFVVGYGENIEVPTIDIISREISFIGNLVGSYNDLDELMTLTAQGKVSLHTTTYPLDAVNDAMAELQNGRLRGRGILLPASGSIEGGPSV; from the coding sequence GTGAGAGCGGCAAGGCTTCACCAGTACCACGAACAGCTTCGCGTGGAAGAGGTGCCGGAGCCAACCATCACCGATCCCCACGATGTGATCGTGAGGATTGGAGGCGCGGGCCTATGCCGAACCGACCTCCACATCCAAGAAGGGCAGTGGGCCGAGAAGGCAGGGGTCACACTGCCCTACACCCTCGGACACGAGAACGCGGGTTGGGTTTACGAGCTCGGTTCGGCGGTCACGAACGTGGAACTGGGCGACACGGTGATCGTGCACCCGCTCGTTACATGCGGGCTGTGCCGCGCTTGCCGCGCGGGCGACGACGTGCACTGCGCCAACAGCACGTTCCCCGGCATATCGAGCAACGGTGGGTTTGGCGACCTGCTGAAGACCACCGCCCGGGCTGTCGTGAAGTTGCAGCCGACGCTGCATCCCAAGGACATCGCAGCGCTGGCGGACGCCGGGCTCACCGCGTACCACGCGGTCAAGAAGGCTGCGGCACTGCTCTACCCCGGCACGCGCGTGGTGGTAATTGGCGCCGGCGGTCTCGGCCACATCGGCGTCCAGTGCCTGCGCGCGCTGACGCCGGCGGAGATCATCGTCGTCGATCCCTCTGAGCGGGCGCTCGCCCTCGCCAGCGAGCTAGGCGCCGATCGGACCGTCCCGGTGGACGGCAACCATGTTCACACCGTGGGCGAGCTGACGGACGGCGACGGCGCGGAGGCAGTCATCGACTTCGTGGGAGATCGCGGCACCACCCAGGACGGAGTCGCAATGCTGCGTCAGGCTGGCTCCTACTTCGTGGTTGGCTACGGCGAGAACATCGAGGTGCCGACGATCGACATCATCTCACGCGAGATCTCGTTCATCGGCAACCTCGTCGGCTCCTACAACGACCTCGATGAGCTGATGACCCTGACTGCGCAGGGCAAGGTCAGCCTGCATACGACGACCTATCCACTTGACGCCGTCAACGATGCGATGGCGGAGTTGCAGAATGGGCGGCTGCGCGGCCGAGGGATTCTCCTCCCCGCGAGCGGCTCGATAGAGGGAGGACCCAGCGTCTAG